One window of the Xiphophorus hellerii strain 12219 chromosome 15, Xiphophorus_hellerii-4.1, whole genome shotgun sequence genome contains the following:
- the arf6a gene encoding ADP-ribosylation factor 6a, producing MGKMLSKIFGNKEMRILMLGLDAAGKTTILYKLKLGQSVTTIPTVGFNVETVTYKNVKFNVWDVGGQDKIRPLWRHYYTGTQGLIFVVDCADRDRIDEARQELHRIINDREMRDAIILIFANKQDLPDAMKPHEIQEKLGLTRIRDRNWYVQPSCATTGDGLYEGLTWLTSNYKS from the coding sequence ATGGGGAAGATGCTGTCAAAGATCTTTGGCAACAAGGAGATGAGAATATTGATGCTTGGACTTGACGCTGCCGGGAAAACCACCATCCTGTACAAGCTGAAACTGGGACAGTCGGTCACCACCATCCCCACGGTGGGGTTCAACGTGGAAACCGTCACCTACAAGAACGTCAAGTTCAACGTGTGGGACGTGGGCGGCCAGGACAAGATCCGGCCCCTCTGGAGACATTACTACACGGGCACGCAGGGCCTGATCTTTGTGGTGGACTGCGCCGACAGGGACCGGATCGACGAGGCCAGGCAGGAGCTCCACCGGATCATCAACGACCGGGAGATGAGGGACGCCATCATCCTGATCTTCGCCAACAAGCAGGACCTGCCGGACGCCATGAAGCCCCACGAGATCCAGGAGAAGCTGGGCCTGACCCGGATCCGGGATAGGAATTGGTACGTTCAGCCCTCGTGCGCGACGACAGGGGATGGACTATATGAGGGCCTGACCTGGCTTACCTCAAATTACAAATCCTAA
- the fkbp3 gene encoding peptidyl-prolyl cis-trans isomerase FKBP3 — MAEPAREWSDEQLKSDDLPKKDLIKFLQDNAAHSFLNEHKLLGNIKNVAKTAKKEQLVIAYNQLFQSKRFKGTDPVEDVTEQVKAVKVEEKPKEVKAEVVDEGPPKYTKAVLKKGDKTNFPKKGDTVSCWYTGSLEDGTVFDTNIPAAAKKKKQTKPLSFKVGMGKVIRGWDEALLTMSKGETARLEIEPEWAYGKKGVPDSKIPPNAKLIFEVELVSVD, encoded by the exons ATGGCGGAGCCAGCACGGGAGTGGAGCGATGAGCAGCTCAAAAGTGATGACTTGCCTAAAAAAGACCTAATAAAGTTCCTCCAGGACAATGCGGCCCACTCG TTCCTCAATGAGCACAAACTGCtgggaaatattaaaaatgtggcCAAAACCGCAAAGAAAGAGCAGCTGGTCATTGCTTACAACCAGCTCTTCCAGAGCAAA aggtTTAAAGGCACGGACCCAGTGGAGGACGTAACCGAGCAGGTTAAAGCCGTGAAGGTTGAAGAGAAGCCCAAAGAAGTCAAAGCAGAAGTTGTGGACGAG GGTCCACCAAAATATACCAAAGCGGTGCTGAAGAAAGGGGACAAGACCAACTTCCCAAAGAAGGGCGACACTGTGAGCTGCTGGTACACTGGCAGCCTGGAAGACGGGACAGTCTTTGACACAAATATTCCCGCAG ctgcaaagaagaagaagcaaacCAAGCCTCTGAGTTTTAAAGTGGGCATGGGCAAAGTCATCAGAGGG TGGGACGAGGCCCTTCTGACAATGAGCAAGGGCGAGACGGCTCGGCTGGAGATCGAACCCGAATGGGCTTATGGAAAAAAGGGCGTTCCAGATTCCAA AATTCCACCTAATGCAAAGCTGATTTTTGAAGTGGAGTTGGTGTCCGTGGATTGA
- the faua gene encoding FAU ubiquitin like and ribosomal protein S30 fusion a: MQLFLHGQNTHTLEVTGQETVGQIKAHVQALEGLLVEDQVLLLAGCPLEDDASLATCGVTEHCTLEVAGRLLGGKVHGSLARAGKVRGQTPKVDKQEKKKKKTGRAKRRIQYNRRFVNVVPTFGKKKGPNANS; the protein is encoded by the exons ATGCAGCTCTTCTTGCATGGCCAGAACACTCACACCCTTGAGGTGACCGGACAGGAGACTGTTGGCCAGATCaag GCCCATGTCCAGGCTCTGGAAGGACTCCTGGTTGAGGACCAGGTGCTGCTGCTCGCTGGCTGCCCACTGGAGGACGATGCCTCCCTGGCAACCTGCGGCGTGACTGAGCACTGCACCCTGGAGGTGGCTGGCAGGCTGCTCGGAG GTAAGGTGCACGGTTCTCTTGCCCGTGCTGGAAAAGTAAGGGGACAGACTCCTAAG GTTGAcaagcaggagaagaagaaaaagaagaccGGCCGTGCCAAGCGCCGCATCCAGTACAACAGGCGCTTTGTGAACGTTGTGCCCACCTTCGGAAAGAAGAAGGGACCCAACGCCAACTCCTAA
- the prpf39 gene encoding pre-mRNA-processing factor 39 translates to MLDTESTAMESNGNEFLPDLPAQAPDWSLEQVPPQPAASVAPEGSDSSQDDLVQEQQQSQQTNSSELGSVEKAVEQFQLANASLFQEEHPPPPPPPPPPPPTEDPDLPLQFATEPQPEAFVPDGSQDDTEATQMEDGMELEEPARESSQEIPVPTEPTPPSEFEKLFKICEDSPEDFNAWVSVLQYVEQENLLLPARKSFDVFFLRYPYCYGYWKKYADMEKKHGNLQVSEEVYRRGLQAIPLSVDLWLHYLTFIKENSDPNDPETEGRIRASYEHAVLAAGTDFRSDRLWESYISWETDQQKLANITTIYDRVLGIPTQLYSQHFQRFKDHVQGNHPKHFLSEEEFVQLRLELSKSSLSGMVGEDGESNVPQEELPPGTEDLADPAKRVTEIENMRHKVIEVRQEVFNHNEHEVSKRWSFEEGIKRPYFHVKALERTQLNNWKEYLDFEIENGTPERVVVLFERCLIACALYEEFWIKYAKYLEGFSTDGARHVYKKACSIHLPKKPAIHLLWAAFEEQQGNVEEARGILKALEETIPNLAMVRLRRVSLERRRGNLDEAEALLKEGMETANNDMESSFYAVKLARHLVKVQRSLSKAKKVLLDAIEKDQTSSRLYLNLLELEFSGDVMQNQAEILACFDRALRSPLSLDSRIIFSQRKVEFLEDFGSDINALVSAYEEQQKLQKESDSLKRTAENGYDSSQEPDAKRQRLDDPSAVAANAMTDMQANSSAYNYNWYQQQYGGWGQNSWGQYNQYAQYNQYYPPPPT, encoded by the exons ATGCTGGACACTGAGTCCACAGCCATGGAGAGTAATGGGAACGAATTTCTTCCTGACCTTCCTGCTCAGGCACCAGACTGGTCCTTGGAGCAAGTTCCTCCACAGCCGGCCGCCAGCGTAGCGCCGGAGGGCTCCGATTCTTCTCAGGACGATCTGGTGCAAGAGCAGCAGCAAAGCCAACAAACGAACTCCTCCGAGCTGGGATCCGTGGAGAAGGCTGTGGAGCAGTTTCAGCTTGCCAACGCGTCTCTTTTCCAAGAAGAGCAtcctccgccgccgccgccgcccccTCCGCCACCACCTACAGAGGATCCAGACCTACCGCTGCAATTTGCCACTGAGCCTCAGCCAGAGGCTTTTGTGCCAGATGGAAGTCAAG ATGATACCGAAGCCACACAGATGGAGGATGGCATGGAGTTGGAAGAACCAGCCCGAGAAAGTTCACAGGAAATTCCTGTTCCAACAGAACCAACCCCACCCTCAGAGtttgaaaagctttttaagATCTGTGAAGACAGCCCGGAAGACTTCAACGCCTGGGTTTCGGTGCTGCAGTACGTCGAGCAAGAA AATCTTCTTCTCCCTGCAAGAAAATCGTTTGATGTCTTTTTCCTACGTTATCCCTACTGCTATGGCTACTGGAAGAAATATGCAGACATGGAGAAAAAACACGGCAACCTACAGGTTTCAGAAGAG GTATACAGAAGAGGCTTGCAGGCTATTCCTCTTAGTGTGGACCTTTGGCTTCACTACCTCACCTTCATCAAAGAGAACTCGGACCCCAACGATCCAGAGACGGAAGGACGAATTCGAGC CTCCTACGAACACGCAGTGCTCGCAGCAGGCACAGATTTCCGATCTGACCGCCTCTGGGAATCCTACATAAGCTGGGAGACGGACCAGCAGAAGCTGGCTAACATCACCACCATCTACGATCGCGTCTTAGGCATACCGACGCAGTTGTACTCCCAGCACTTTCAGAG GTTCAAAGATCATGTGCAGGGCAACCACCCCAAACACTTTTTGTCAGAAGAGGAGTTTGTTCAGCTCAGACTCGAGCTCTCTAAGTCCAGCCTGTCTGGAATGGTCGGTGAAGACGGAGAGTCGAACGTTCCTCAGGAGGAGCTGCCACCGGGTACCGAGGACCTTGCCGATCCCGCCAAG AGGGTGACAGAAATTGAAAACATGCGCCACAAAGTGATCGAGGTTCGACAGGAAGTGTTCAACCACAACGAGCACGAAGTCAGCAAGCGCTGGTCCTTTGAAGAAGGg ATTAAGCGACCCTACTTCCACGTCAAAGCGTTGGAGAGAACGCAGCTAAACAACTGGAAGGAGTACCTGGACTTTGAAATCGAGAACGGGACCCCGGAGCGCGTGGTGGTCCTCTTTGAGCGATGCCTCATCGCGTGCGCCCTCTACGAGGAGTTCTGGATCAAG TATGCTAAGTATCTAGAAGGCTTCAGCACTGACGGTGCGAGACATGTGTACAAGAAGGCGTGCTCCATTCACCTGCCCAAGAAACCTGCCATCCACCTTCTGTGGGCAGCATTTGAGGAGCagcaag GCAACGTGGAAGAGGCTCGCGGGATCCTGAAAGCCTTGGAGGAAACGATCCCGAATTTGGCCATGGTACGTCTCCGCAGGGTCAGTCTGGAGCGTCGCCGCGGCAACTTGGATGAAGCAGAGGCCCTGTTGAAGGAGGGAATGGAGACCGCAAATAATGACATGGAGTCGTCGTTCTACGCCGTGAAGCTGGCTAGACACCTGGTGAAGGTGCAGAGAAGTCTGAGCAAAGCGAAGAAGGTCCTTCTTGATGCCATTGAGAAAGACCAG ACTAGTTCGAGACTATATCTAAACCTGCTGGAGCTGGAATTCAGTGGAGATGTGATGCAGAACCAGGCGGAGATCTTGGCTTGCTTTGACCGGGCCCTGAGGAGCCCGTTGTCCCTGGACTCCCGCATCATTTTCTCCCAGCGCAAAGTTGAATTCTTAGAAGACTTTGGCAGTGACATCAACGC GCTGGTGTCTGCGTACGAGGAACAACAGAAACTACAGAAGGAAAGCGACTCTTTAAAGAGAACAGCTGAGAACGGATATGACAG CTCTCAAGAACCTGACGCCAAAAGGCAGAGACTAGACGATCCTTCTGCAGTTGCAGCAAATGCGATGACGGACATGCAGGCGAACAGCTCTGCATACAACTACAACTGGTACCAG CAACAGTATGGCGGCTGGGGACAAAATTCCTGGGGACAGTACAACCAGTATGCCCAGTACAACCAATACTACCCTCCTCCTCCTACATGA